One region of Gossypium raimondii isolate GPD5lz chromosome 6, ASM2569854v1, whole genome shotgun sequence genomic DNA includes:
- the LOC105772260 gene encoding uncharacterized protein LOC105772260 — translation MESSAQVLEINLISAQGLKRHTKNYAIAWVDPSTKLRTRIDRTGGENPTWNDKFLFKVSQDFLSGETSAVSVAIYAAGIIRDKLIGTVRILISTFLHTSPSSPITSPAFAAFLIRSPSGEFFGTLNVGATVLNAFTGFQALNKASAIGYHELAGENLAGKYRSANKSKATVRDVPESIPSDSPVHQSETSDSLVDQSFTDVSLKQKVRKNKKKFWINLRQLHAICISPQI, via the coding sequence ATGGAGTCTTCAGCTCAGGTTCTGGAAATCAACTTAATCTCAGCACAAGGACTTAAGCGTCATACCAAAAACTACGCCATTGCTTGGGTTGATCCATCGACGAAGCTTCGGACTCGGATCGATCGTACCGGCGGCGAAAATCCGACTTGGAACgataaatttctcttcaaagTCTCACAGGATTTCCTTTCCGGTGAAACCTCAGCCGTTTCCGTCGCGATTTACGCCGCCGGAATCATTCGAGACAAACTCATAGGCACCGTTCGCATTCTCATTAGCACTTTCCTCCATACTTCTCCTTCATCTCCGATTACATCGCCGGCTTTCGCAGCGTTCTTGATCCGCAGCCCTTCCGGCGAATTCTTCGGAACCTTAAACGTCGGCGCAACGGTTCTTAACGCATTTACAGGCTTTCAAGCGTTGAATAAAGCCTCCGCCATAGGTTATCACGAACTTGCCGGAGAGAATCTCGCCGGAAAATACCGATCGGCGAACAAATCAAAGGCAACAGTTCGTGATGTACCTGAATCGATCCCTAGTGATTCACCAGTTCATCAATCGGAAACTAGCGATTCCTTAGTGGACCAATCCTTTACAGATGTGAGCTTGAAACAGAAAGTTcgaaagaacaagaagaaattTTGGATCAATCTCAGGCAACTACATGCAATCTGTATAAGTCCCCAAATTTGA
- the LOC105773972 gene encoding 60S ribosomal protein L28-1 — protein MATVPGQLIWEVVKKNNCFLVKQFGRGTAGVRFSKEPNNLYNVNSYKHSGLANKKTVTIQPAGKDQSVLLATTKSKKQNKPSSLLHKSVMKKEFPRMAKAVKNQVTDNYYRPDLTKAALARLSAVNRSLKVAKSGVKKRNRQASRIHGRK, from the exons ATGGCGACAGTTCCAGGACAGTTGATTTGGGAGGTGGTGAAGAAGAACAATTGTTTTTTGGTGAAACAATTTGGAAGAGGAACTGCTGGCGTTCGATTCAGCAAAGAGCCCAACAATCTCTACAATGTCAACTCCTACAAACACTCtg GTTTGGCAAACAAGAAAACCGTCACCATTCAACCTGCAGGCAAAGACCAGTCTGTGCTCTTAGCCACAACCAAGTCTAAGAAGCAGAACAAGCCTTCGAGCTTGCTCCATAAGTCTGTCATGAAAAAGGAGTTCCCTAGGATGGCCAAGGCAGTCAAAAACCAG GTGACAGACAACTACTACAGGCCGGATTTAACAAAAGCTGCCCTAGCAAGGTTGAGTGCTGTGAACCGAAGTCTGAAGGTTGCCAAATCCGGTGTCAAGAAGAGGAACAGACAAGCATCGAGGATCCATGGCAGGAAGTGA